In Komagataeibacter sucrofermentans DSM 15973, the genomic window CAGCCAAAAGCCATGGCCACGCCGCCTGTTGCCGCGCGGCCTGCCGTAATGCCTGCCGCGCCTGCTGCTGCGCGGTCCAGGCCATTGTCTGCTTCTCCCCCCCTCCGGCCCACTGGCGCACCGGCCGGGTCAGCCCCGGCGCTAACGCAGAATGGGCCAGGAGCGCCCAGCACGGCGCAGACAATGGCGGCAGCACCAGCCGCGCCCCATTGCACGCCGCCCGCCTGGCGTTATCCCGCCATGGCCCGACACATGCATGAGGAAGGCAATGCCATGGTTGATGTCGTGCTGGGCAGCGAGGGGCAGGTAACACAGGTCAGCCTGAAATCCGGTACCGGCTATGATGACCTGGACAGCACGGCCCTTGCCGCTGCGCGCAAGGTGCAGTGCACCCCGCAGGGGCACCCGCTGGAGGGTACGCATGTTCTGCTGCCGGTTACATTTCACCTGCATTGAGTAAAAAGGCGTTCTCAAGGGGCGTTTTCGGTGAGGGCTTTTTAAAAAACTGGTGTTTTTTCAGGCTGGAAGTTTTTCAAAGAAGGATAGAATCGATATTGATTATCAGTTTTTTAGGAATATTTTCCGTATAAGGGCCTGTCGTTGGAATCATGCAGGTTCTGGCGATGGCAGCCCCGATCACGATCGACCATCCATCCTGACGGTCGGGGCTGTCGCGTCTTCAACGGCATTGGCTTTAATGTATTCTATAGGGCTGAAATCAGGTAATATTTGATGAAATTCAAATATATGCCCTGTGCAGCAAACTCATCATGTCGATTGGCACCGCTTTCCCGGTTGCGGCTCATGCCACGTTTGATGGTTCAAGCCACAATGAAGGCGGCCAGCATCGTGGCGGCTGAGGCGGTCACGGCGCTGAGGGCCATGGTGACCGGAATGATTCCCGGGCCTTTTTAATTGCCTGCGCTGCAGGCACAGGCAAACCGGGCCGCTAAATAAGAAAGTTTTTGGTGAAGCTTTTTGCAAAAAGCTTAGAAAAAAGGCATAGGCCGCCATGCCGCAAAATGGGCCGGATGACCCATAGCGCACTGCAAAAGATGCAAAAGTGTCAGCTGCTAAGTCATTGAAATCTGGCGCGCCCTGCTGGATTCGAACCAGCGACCCACAGCTTAGAAGGCACTGGCATTTCCTTTAAAAACAAGGGGATGTTTTGCATCTATGGTGTTTATAGGCGTCTCGATTCGTTTACACGAGTCGAGACGTTTGCAGTTATGGCCTCTGGCCGACGAACGGAACGAGCGGCGCCTGTCCACCGCACTTGCCGGTGTTCCAGGTATCAATCATTAGCTGCACCTTGCGCCGCAGGGCTTCTCGGTCAGCGATCAGGCGTGCGGCCTCGGCGTGTCGGACATCATCATTCTGGGCGAACACGGACGCCTCGTAGCCAAGTTGTCGCCCCATCTCCACATCAGGCATGGACGACAACGGCGCATAGGCCACCGGCAGGCTGATGGCCTGCCCGCGCGTCCGGCTGGCATCCGCCTGCACCCCGAACGTAGGCACAGTGGTGGCCGCTCCTACGCTGAACTGGCCGCCCTGCGTGAACTGGCCGGAGAGCTGTAGCGTCACGTCGCCTGCAATCGTGCCCACAACCGGGTCGGGCGTGTGCTGGCTGCACTGGGCTGTGCGCACGGCGTGCGTGAATCGGGCATCCTGCTCCGCCGTCCACTCGCCGGCATGCGAGACCGACACTACCCCGGCCTGCGCCAGGCTGGACTGGATGGATGCCATGGCCTGCGGGATCGTGGTCTGCACGGATGCCTGATGGGCGCAGGCAGATAGGCCGAGGGCGCAGGCCAGTGCCAAGACCGCCCTCACGCCACCCCCCTCAGATACGCATCATTGGCCGCGACCAGCGCCTCCCAGTCCGGCTGGCTCGGTGCCAGAGCCGTGGCGGGCAGCAGCTGGCGCCAGGCGAGCGCATGGGCTTCCATGATGCGCGAGCGCATCCAGCGCCAAGTCGCGCGCTGCGTGGTGCCCCAGGTGAGCAGGGTCACGATGTCCGTGTCATCGGTGCCGGTGTAATCCCAGCCCAGCAGGCAATGGCCGTTCGCGGGATTAGGGTTCGGATCGCCATGCCCGGCCGGGGTGTCGGTATCCCACACCGGAGCCAGTGCGCCGTTCTCGTCCTCCCACAGATCGGCGTCAGCCAGCTGCACGCCGAGATAGGCCGCCGACAGGCCTGCCATGACATTGCGCATGCCATTCAGGTCACCCGGATCCGCGCTGCCCCACAGCGGGAACAGGGTCTGGTTGGTCACGGCATACCCATCGCGCAGCGCCGTGGTCAGCACATCGACCTCCACGCCGCCGCGATCCGTGGCCGGGGTGCCCGGCACATAGCCGGTGGAGCGGGAATAGAACGCCACCGCCTGCGCTGTGGTGATGTCGGTCTGGAAGCCGCCCAGCGCGGACGTGGCGCGGATATGGTTGCCGATCCCGGCCGAGGTGCAGTCGCCCAGCATGTCATTACCCAGCAGCAGCGGGGCAGGATCGATATGGCCGCGGTCAAGCCGGGCAGGGGCCTGCCGGGCCATGAAGCCACGCATGGCCGACATGGAGGGCTGGCCCGCACGCGTCTGCGCAGGACGACAGCCGAGCATTCGCTGTGTCATATTCTACCTATCTGGATTTTATGGGATTATCGACGGATGACGGATTTGATCTCACGGACCGATGCATTTGCCGCAGCGGCACACGCCAGCATCGACCAGCGCCGCAAATACACGGGTGATCCGTACATCGTGCATCCGCGCCGTGTTGCGCAGACCGTGAAGGAGGTCGGTGCTCGCGATGAGGTGATCGCAGCAGCGCTCCTGCATGACGTGGTGGAAGATACACCAGTCACGCTGGATGAGATCAGGGCTGCATTTGGTGAGGACGTGGCAGCCCTGGTCGAGATGGTGACAGATGTCAGCCGACCGAAAGACGGCTACCGCAAGGTGCGCAAGGCGATGGATCGGGATCATCTGACCGAGGCCTCGGCCGAAGGTCAGACCATCAAGCTGGCAGACCTGATCGATAATACGGCGTCCATCACCCGATATGATCCGGGATTCGCAAGGGTCTACATGCGGAAAAAAGCGGAACTGCGTGGCATTCTTAAGAAAGGGAATAAAACATTGCGCCAGCATGCTGCAGCTCTTATGAAGCTGCATGGTTGGCAAAAATAAGATTCATTTAAATGCGAAATATCAGCTAACGTCCTCTTTCCGACCATAAGGACCCTGAGCACCGTTACGCATGGCGGACGTGCCCAATTCTAACTTAACGCAGCCACTTCAGGCTAGTGATCGCATTGCAATCGCGTTGAGGCGCCACCCGTAGCGTAATAGCAGAATGCATATCCTTCGCCCGCGAACGAGGCATTGTCTCGCTTGCTTAATCGATGCTCCTGATGCAAGATTCAACTGGTGGTGCGTGCGAGCTGCAGGGCTCGAGCTCTCGCACGAGACGCCCTGCGAGCAGGGGATCATAATATGAACGATCAGCGAAACGTCCGCCGGTTACGTAGCGTCGGCCAACGCGACAATGATCATGGGCGCATTAAGGACACGATGACCGCGCTCATTGAGGAAGCGCACTTCCAGCAGAAGCATGGCCTCGCCTCTCGTCTCGTAAGACGTACGTCCCCGACCGTAGGTCGCGCTGTTTCTGCCCCGTGCTCCACCGACAGAGAATCGCCCATGTTGCCCGACAGTTTGCAGCTTCTGCTCCGTGAGACCTTTCCGCGTCGTCGGATCAATGAACTGGTTCACAGTCGCGCAATCCGTAGTGAGGTTCGGGAGCTTATCGCCGAGATCGCGCAGACGTCGCTTCTCCGATCGCACTCACTTGAACCGCGTCACACGGTGCTACTGGTGGGACCGCCGGGTACTGGCAAGACCAGTCTTGCTGAAGCCCTCGCAGCTGAACTCGGCATGCCGTTCCTCACGGTCCGCTATGAAGGACTCGTCGGCAGCTATCTGGGAGAGACCGGCTCTCGGCTGCAGGAGATTGTGCAGTACGCATCACGCATGCCGTGTGTCCTGTTCTTCGACGAGTTCGAAAGTGTCGGCAAGGAGCGCTCTGACGCGCAGGAGACCGGTGAAATCAAGCGCGTGGTAAGTTCGCTTCTGATGCACATGGACGCACTGCCGACCCACTGCGTGGTGGTCTGTGCCACGAATCATCCGGAGTTGCTTGATCGAGCAGTCTGGCGACGGTTCGAGGTCCGACTAACGCTTCCAGCACCTGGCGCTACCGAATTGAAGGAGTGGCTGGCCAGAACCAATAAGACTTTCGGCGATATCGGCATGACCGCAAAAGAGTTCATTGAACTATTCTCGGGTGAAACTTTCTCCGAAATAGAAGCCATAACTCTCGACGCTCGTCGCAAAGTCGTTTTATCTTATGGTAAGAAGACCCCGGCGCTGGCCTTCAAGGAGGCTGTAGCCTCATGGGAGCGGCGGCGGCGAGTAAGTGGGATAAACGCAGTTGGCACAACGACCAATCGTAAGAATGCGGCGAGAATCCGAAAGCCAGAAGCGAATAAAGGGAAGGAAACCCCGGTTTCCTCGAGCCTTCTCTTCGGAGACGCAGAGGATCAGATTAGGTAACAAGTTCAATGCGTTAGAACGAAGCGTCGATGACATTCTGAGTGGCGCCGACTTGTCCACCCGTCCTTCCGAGGTCAGCCCCGATCGTGCATTGGTCTTCGAGGTCATTGGGCCAGTGGCGAAGTTCATTACTGCCGCAAGGCAGGTCGGCCTCGAGTGGCTTACCGAGGCGCAAGACGGCAGTCCCTTCAGGGGAGAGGACGTCGATGAGGAAGATGAAGATGTAGAGGGCGACGGCTCCGCAGTAGGAGAAACACTGCTCTATGTGACCATGCCCACAATCGGCGGGCTCCAGCGTGTTCTTGCTCTTTGGAATCGTTATATCGCAGGCC contains:
- a CDS encoding energy transducer TonB; protein product: MAAAPAAPHCTPPAWRYPAMARHMHEEGNAMVDVVLGSEGQVTQVSLKSGTGYDDLDSTALAAARKVQCTPQGHPLEGTHVLLPVTFHLH
- a CDS encoding HD domain-containing protein, producing MTDLISRTDAFAAAAHASIDQRRKYTGDPYIVHPRRVAQTVKEVGARDEVIAAALLHDVVEDTPVTLDEIRAAFGEDVAALVEMVTDVSRPKDGYRKVRKAMDRDHLTEASAEGQTIKLADLIDNTASITRYDPGFARVYMRKKAELRGILKKGNKTLRQHAAALMKLHGWQK
- a CDS encoding AAA family ATPase — protein: MNDQRNVRRLRSVGQRDNDHGRIKDTMTALIEEAHFQQKHGLASRLVRRTSPTVGRAVSAPCSTDRESPMLPDSLQLLLRETFPRRRINELVHSRAIRSEVRELIAEIAQTSLLRSHSLEPRHTVLLVGPPGTGKTSLAEALAAELGMPFLTVRYEGLVGSYLGETGSRLQEIVQYASRMPCVLFFDEFESVGKERSDAQETGEIKRVVSSLLMHMDALPTHCVVVCATNHPELLDRAVWRRFEVRLTLPAPGATELKEWLARTNKTFGDIGMTAKEFIELFSGETFSEIEAITLDARRKVVLSYGKKTPALAFKEAVASWERRRRVSGINAVGTTTNRKNAARIRKPEANKGKETPVSSSLLFGDAEDQIR